The segment CCTTGCGCAAGCTCAACGTTCCCGCCACCTTGTTCGTCAACGGCCGTTGGATCAAGGCCAACCCCGGGCTGGCCGCCGATCTCGCGGCCGATCCTTTGTTCGAGCTCGGCAACCACGGCTTCCGGCACCAGCCCCTATCGGTCAACGGTCGCTCAGCGTACGGCATCCCGGGCACCGCCAATGCGGGCGAAGTGTATGACGAGGTCATGGGCAACCAGGAGGTCATGGAGCGGCTCTGCGGCAAAGCCCCCCGCTTCTTCAGGGCCGGAACCGCCTACTACGACGACGTCGCCGTGGCGATCACCAATGCCCTCGGACTGGTCCCGGTGAGCTTCACGGTGAACGGCGACGGCGGCGCGACCTTCCCGGCCCCGACGGTCGCGGGCGAAGTGGGCAAAATCGCTGCAGGACAGGGCGCCGGCCAGATTGTGATCTCGCATTTCAACCAGCCCGCCGGCGGCACTGCGGAGGGATATGCGCGAGCCCTTCCAGGCTTGCTGGACCGTGGCGTGACGTTCGCGCGGCTCGGTGACACGCTGCCGCTTTGACCCTCCTTGAGGCGAACGACTAGAATGAACGGGCGCATACTACGTGCGCGCAAATTTACAATCCACAATTCAGGATGACCCGGCGTTTGCCGTGTCCTGCGGACCGGCGACGGAAAGCGGGCGGTTTGCCTGACCGATACTCTATCCACAACGGAGCCCCTACTACATGACCATCACCTCCACCGAGAAGCCCGGTACCCCCGTAGTCGCGATCAACGACATCGGTACCGCTGAGGACTTCCTCGCAGCTGTCGACGCCACCATCAAGTACTTCAACGACGGAGACCTCGTCGAAGGTATCGTCGTCAAGGTTGACCGCGACGAAGTCCTGCTCGACATCGGTTACAAGACCGAAGGTGTCATCCCTTCCCGCGAGCTTTCCATCAAGCACGACGTTGACCCCGGGGACGTCGTCTCCGTTGGCGATCAGGTCGAAGCCCTGGTGCTCACCAAGGAAGACAAAGAAGGCCGACTGATCCTCTCCAAGAAGCGTGCTCAGTACGAGCGTGCCTGGGGCGACATCGAGAAGGTCAAGGAAGAAGACGGTGTTGTCACCGGTACCGTCATCGAGGTTGTCAAGGGTGGTCTCATCCTCGACATCGGCCTGCGCGGCTTCCTGCCCGCATCCCTCGTCGAGATGCGCCGCGTCCGCGACCTCGCTCCGTACATCGGTCAGCAGATCGAAGCCAAGATCATCGAGCTGGACAAGAACCGCAACAACGTTGTTCTTTCCCGCCGTGCATGGCTCGAGCAGACCCAGTCCGAGGTTCGCTCCACGTTCCTCAACAAGCTGGAAAAGGGCCAGGTTCGTCCCGGCGTCGTTTCCTCCATCGTCAACTTCGGTGCATTCGTGGACCTTGGCGGCGTAGACGGTCTGGTTCACGTTTCCGAGCTGTCCTGGAAGCACATCGACCACCCGTCCGAGGTTGTCGAGGTTGGCCAGGAAGTCACCGTCGAGGTTCTCGAAGTGGATCTGGACCGCGAGCGCGTGTCCCTGTCCCTCAAGGCCACGCAGGAAGACCCGTGGCAGACCTTCGCCCGCACCCACGCCCTCGGCCAGGTTGTTCCGGGTAAGGTCACCAAGCTGGTTCCGTTCGGTGCGTTCGTTCGCGTCGAAGACGGCATCGAAGGCCTCGTTCACATCTCCGAGCTGGCTGTCCGCCACGTTGAGCTTGCTGAGCAGGTCGTCTCCGTTGGCGACGAGCTCTTCGTCAAGGTCATCGACATCGACCTCGAGCGCCGCCGCATCTCCCTCTCCCTCAAGCAGGCTAACGAGGGCGTTGACGCCGACAGCACCGAGTTCGACCCGGCTCTGTACGGTATGGCCGCTGAGTACGACGAAGAGGGCAACTACAAGTACCCCGAGGGCTTCGACCCCGAGTCGAACGAATGGCTCGAGGGCTACGAGACGCAGCGCGCCGCTTGGGAACAGCAGTACGCTGACGCCCAGGCACGTTGGGAAGCTCACAAGAAGCAGGTTTCCCAGCACGCCGCTGACGACGCCGCTGCTGCCGCTTCCGGCGAGAGCGACTCCGGTACCACCAGCTACTCT is part of the Arthrobacter ramosus genome and harbors:
- the rpsA gene encoding 30S ribosomal protein S1 is translated as MTITSTEKPGTPVVAINDIGTAEDFLAAVDATIKYFNDGDLVEGIVVKVDRDEVLLDIGYKTEGVIPSRELSIKHDVDPGDVVSVGDQVEALVLTKEDKEGRLILSKKRAQYERAWGDIEKVKEEDGVVTGTVIEVVKGGLILDIGLRGFLPASLVEMRRVRDLAPYIGQQIEAKIIELDKNRNNVVLSRRAWLEQTQSEVRSTFLNKLEKGQVRPGVVSSIVNFGAFVDLGGVDGLVHVSELSWKHIDHPSEVVEVGQEVTVEVLEVDLDRERVSLSLKATQEDPWQTFARTHALGQVVPGKVTKLVPFGAFVRVEDGIEGLVHISELAVRHVELAEQVVSVGDELFVKVIDIDLERRRISLSLKQANEGVDADSTEFDPALYGMAAEYDEEGNYKYPEGFDPESNEWLEGYETQRAAWEQQYADAQARWEAHKKQVSQHAADDAAAAASGESDSGTTSYSSEPAVAESNAGTLASDEALAALREKLTGN
- a CDS encoding polysaccharide deacetylase family protein, producing the protein MGEFQPGGHSSGPSGLPGRRSLLAAAAGLAMTGLAACAQQPAAAPEPRPTTVSTPVVEEAGQYPVVPETRPTPPSKSQVVAEFSGRKPVEWGLAVAGVVSKTASTHAVLTFDACGGPQGSDCDQRLLKTLRKLNVPATLFVNGRWIKANPGLAADLAADPLFELGNHGFRHQPLSVNGRSAYGIPGTANAGEVYDEVMGNQEVMERLCGKAPRFFRAGTAYYDDVAVAITNALGLVPVSFTVNGDGGATFPAPTVAGEVGKIAAGQGAGQIVISHFNQPAGGTAEGYARALPGLLDRGVTFARLGDTLPL